From the Conger conger chromosome 13, fConCon1.1, whole genome shotgun sequence genome, the window ccATTACATTCCTTCGGTACAATACATCACAGTGCaataaatgtcataccaaatgaaagaatgaagtttcagccacatcctTTGTATTCATTACATATCTTATTGCAGTACAGAGTTATATACAGTTAAGTAGAGGATGTACACTTGTGACAATTTGCCCCACTGTCACACCATGTGGCGTAAGTTGTCACATTGGATTAAAGAACACAACcagacattgggcctcatgcaagaacttTTTCGTATTCTTATCATTAATTTATcttacttttttaaaagcaaatacATCCAAAGGACCAGTGGGTCTGGATCTGGGAGGTACTTTGCTGGTACCCCTGTTATTGTCAGTGACGAACCTTTGCAACCGTCAACAATTCCCATGACAAACAGTTGCAGAATACCCCTTTTTACCCCCATTCCCCATCAATGAGCTCTAGGATTAACAACAGTTATTccaaaattattgttattttagctgccacaggatattggagttggatgtaaataatgaatgagaaagtgcagactttcagctttagtTTGAGGGTAGTGACTTCTAAATCAGGTGACTGGTGTcggaattacagccatttttatgcatagtccctccaattttaggggctcaaaattaattggacaaaaTAACATAGCCATGTCTTCAAAATGTGAAAGTAAATTGACTGCATTCAATGCAATTAcgttattaaatgtatatgttttttactattttacttataggacaaagaaaacaaaagaaaagcaacaaagagaaaaaaatcatcTGCTATGAGCTCCCTGAATTCCACCGTCTCTTTAAATGCAACTTTTGTGCGTcccacattttttttcattaatggtttCAATAACATACCCCATGCCAAATACTACTATGTTTTcttgtgctttgtttttgtggtcTCTGTGTTGGGGAACTCCTTTGTCATGTTAAGTATATGCACAGAGCGCAGTTTTCACACCCCAAAGTATATGGGCGTGTTTAATTTGGCTGTAGCTGACTTGGGTGAAAGCACTGCTCTTATTCCAAATTTAGTTGCAATGTTTCTTTTTGATTCCCAGTATATCTCCTATGATGCTTGCTTGGCcaacatgttttttgtgtttttttttacctgtttgCAGTCTGTCACTCTTGCTGTTCTGGCATATGATAGATTGGTGGCAATATGCTTGCCACTGAGATACCATTCCATTATCACAGTGCCAGCAATGGCTGTGATATTAACAGTGGTTTGGGCATTTGATTCCATTTTACTGATTATCATGGTGACTTTGGTTACCAGGTTGTCCTTTTGTAAATCTATTGTGATAAAAAGCTACTTCTGTGACCATGGACCTACATGTATTTTGGCATGCAGTGATTATACTGTCAATCGTAACATGGGGATTGTTGTTATAGTATCATTATTTTGcgcaccttttatttttatagtacTATCATATGTGTTTATTTCTCatgcactttttaaaatagCTTCATGGGAAGGGCGATTTAAAGCCATTAAGACTTGTTCTGCCCACCTAATGCTGGTCACTCTTTATTATCTTCCAGTACTGGGCACCTACATTACTGCACTAGCTTCTACAGTTCAGCCAAATGTCAGGGTAATGAGTACATCACTGGCAAAGGCCATTACCCCCATGATGAACCCGATAATTTATGTGCTGAACACAGAAGAAGTTAAGGAGTTCTCAAAGaaacttttcagaaaaaaactaaaataaacacaaccagaagaaacaatcaaaataaaggAATGAATGGATATTACAggaactatttttattttttttactgtgtcaCAAACTGCAGAGGTGGAGGCAGAGAGTAAGAATTCCTTCACCTCTTCTGAACATAGAAGAGGTTAAGGGATTCTccccaaaaaaagtaaaatataatcACAAGTCTATTTTAGTATGTATACAGACAAGTTAACAAGGcaatttaatttgcatttgacTGTAATGAGGGGTTTACAAACTGTAACCCGAATATAATTTTCCTCTCTATGTAGTTGTCGATGGATTCTTCTCACTGTCACAGTCTGAACACGTCCTGCGCTGACATTCTCAGTCACCTGGCGAAAAggttctcttttatttttcttcacataacacactcatacacaagcATAATATCATCGAATGTGCACTTTCAACCACAATTTCTGACCCTCTATTCTGATGTCTTTCCCATCGATCTAAATGCAATTTAGTCACTATTCCTATTGAAACACAAGCCAGTTTAGCAGTCTTTGTGCCATCCATGCTCCAATAATGAACCCTCTTTCAAAGTAACTTCGCTCTTTTCCTCTTGCCTTCTTGATTCAAAATCAACTTCAACCGGGCAGTACACCAGTATGGAAGCCTCTGCATCTGTTATGTTTCTCTGCTAATACAagtttttcctttcatttgtcACCTGTCTGTATATACTTTACGTATATAGTGGAACATTGCATTTAAATTTTgttcaattaattcattaaaaaactgaaattattttttttttccttgtgatTGTGATTAATGTACTTTGTCTACATATTAAGTTCGCTAAATAAATGACTTGTGATGTAACATGATTGGTATTACAGTACTGATCCCATCAAAAAGAGAAAGTTCTTTCTCTTCTACCTTAGAGACTTGAGAAACTCCCAGATGGGACGAAATCTcaagaggaacccggctatacggggatgcccatcctccactggcctataGGTTAAGATGGCAACCGTTCAGGTATTAAATTTGCAGGTAATATAGAAAGTCCACAGCGTGCAATTCAGAGGGCAGGGGGTTGAatttgtagctccaggatgtgttgaAGCATGGGCatgaggagcagggctgcagcagtTCATGACCTCACGACCGAACAAAGAGGGATGTTAG encodes:
- the LOC133107942 gene encoding olfactory receptor 1M1-like, which codes for MSSLNSTVSLNATFVRPTFFFINGFNNIPHAKYYYVFLCFVFVVSVLGNSFVMLSICTERSFHTPKYMGVFNLAVADLGESTALIPNLVAMFLFDSQYISYDACLANMFFVFFFTCLQSVTLAVLAYDRLVAICLPLRYHSIITVPAMAVILTVVWAFDSILLIIMVTLVTRLSFCKSIVIKSYFCDHGPTCILACSDYTVNRNMGIVVIVSLFCAPFIFIVLSYVFISHALFKIASWEGRFKAIKTCSAHLMLVTLYYLPVLGTYITALASTVQPNVRVMSTSLAKAITPMMNPIIYVLNTEEVKEFSKKLFRKKLK